Below is a genomic region from Flammeovirgaceae bacterium SG7u.111.
CCTTTGAGCTGATTTTCCAGCAGCTTGCCCGCAACCTTGGCTTGGTTGAGCCTGTCTCCCGCATTCAATATTTGGATCTTTGGCTGATTGCCCAAAATTTCATTTCTTCTAAAGCTATAATCTTCTGGCAGCCAACGCTTCACGAAGTTTCGGATGTAATCGCCCGCCTCGTGGTTGGGGTTGTCCATGTAATACCGGTCCGAGTCCCAGTAGGAAACCGCCTTTCCATCTTGCACCAGTTTTTGTATCAGGTGCTCTTCCACCACCGTGAGCTGGAAAAATCCGGCAAAGATGATCTTTTTGTAATCAAAGTTTTTGAGCCTTTCGTCAATGTTTTCGTACACCAGTCGGTACGCCAATCCGCTATACGCTTTATTCTCCGAAAGGAGTTTTTGGCGGTAATCGAAATACGTCTTGGTCAGGAACTTCCAAAAGTTGAAGAAGTCTTTGAGGGAAGAACTTTCTTTTAGTTCGAAAGGCTTGCCCAGTTCCTCCGCCCAGCGCTCCACCGCCTTGGTTTCCTCCAGCGTTTCAAACAGCTTTTTGGCTTGTGGGAAGCTAAGGTTCTTGTCAATAAGGCTAAAGTCTTTCAGGATCTGCCCGCCGAGGGGAATGAACTGCTCCAAGGTATGGTCTTCGGCTTGGTCAAATTTTCTGTACGACTGGTACAGTTCAAACAGCAAACTGAGGTAATCCGTCACCTGCAAATCGCTGAGGCGGTGCACAAAATCATCCATCGACTGCACCGTAGGCGCAATCATGTCCTTCTGGGCAATCTCCGCCAAGTAATTTTTGAAATACAAGCTCGCCCTTCGGGAAGGAAGAACCACGCAGAGCTTGTAGGTATCTTCTCCGTGTTCTTCATACAACGCTTGGGCAAGTTCTTTCAAAAATGTGGACATCGGCAACAGTTAATGGTTCGCCCAAATATCGGTGGAAAGGTTGGGAAATGGAAGTGTAAAATAAGTTTAAGCGGCGAAGTGGTTTTAAAAGAGAATTTGCTTCTGCAATCGTGCTTTGTCAAGCAATGTTTGGGGTTTGGAGTTCCACGAAGTTATATACATAACTTGCTATCCTTAAGTGTCATGTGGTTTGGTGGATGCGTTACTTTTTGATAATATGAAATCACGTACTCTTATTGGTAAATCATTTAGTAATAATACATCATTATTATTTGCTTGATTTATCAATACTGGATAAGTATAATATTGTATATAATGGTGATAAGTAGTTTTGAATTTAGTAATTTTTTTTGTTTCTGTATTCACAGAATATTCAAACGTAAGCATACATAGTGATTCAGAATGATTTATCCTCACAAATGGAATTCTCATTTCATCAACTAGTTGTGAGTTTACAATATCAAAACCTGATTGAAGGTATTTAATAAGCTTAACCCGCTTAAAAACACCAATTGAAATAACCAAAAAACCAAGCAAGAATACGCTGACTAAAAAGTATAATACTCCAATTGAAGATGAACCATTTGTAGTATTTACTATCCTCGAAACTTCTGGTTCGTTAGTAATGTATTCTATTGCTGTTACCTCTCCAATTTCTAAGTTTATATCTTGGCTAAATGAATAACCGCTCAAAGTGGCATTAGCTGCAACATACTCAAATTCATATTTATATATAGTATTGTCATTAACTGTAGTATTTGTCCTTGTTATCCCAACTATTGTTCCAGTGCCATTGGAGGTGCTACTTTCTACATATTTATGTGCCTCATAGTCAGTGTCCGTTATGATAACAGAAAGGAAAAGCCCAATAACCACAATAATGAAGAGTCCGAAATAAACTAAATTGTTAGAAAAAAGTAGCCTTAGCCTTATTTCTATTGGGATGTTAGTGCAAATCATTGTTTAATAGTTGAAATTGCTGGTTTATCCTCCTAAATATAGCACAGAAGAACTGGATTTCTCAGAAAAGAAAAGGCTTTTGCTCAAAAAAATACTTTTTTTATGCTGAGGCGCATTATTGGAGCTAAGTAGGATTTGCCTTCCTTCCCAATTTCCTTCAATATCTACAAGACATGGCTGGTGCGGTGCATAGGCAGGAGGTTTCCACTTTCAAAAACGTCCCGGTCGCTTCAAGCGCCCGGGCGATATACAAGAACACGAAGCCCAGTTGTTGCATAGGTTACTAAGCGTCGAGGGCTTTTGTAAAGACCCCGACGTTGTTTTTTTTGACGCAACACCGTCGTGGTCGTTTATTTCACGCCCACGACGCTTGGAGGTAAAACGAATCAGGGTTGGGCAGTTAGGCAACCGAGCGACAGGGGGCTTTTGGAAAGACCTCGACGTTGTTTTATTGGCGTAACCCCGTCGAGGTCGTTCTTTTACGCCCACGACGCTTGGATGGTAAAACGAAGCAGGGTTGGAAAATAGGTTGCCAAACGACAGGGGGCTTTTGAAAAGACCCCGTCGATGTTTTTTTTTGCGTAACCCCGTTGTGGTCGTTTATTTCACGCCCACGACGCTTGGAGGTAAAACGAAGCAGGGTTGGGAAGTAGGCAACCGAGCGACAAGGGGCTTTTGTAAAGACCCCGTCGTTTTTTTTTGACATAACACCGTCGTAGTCGTTCTTTTACGCCCACGACGCTGGGATGATAAAACGAAGCAGGGTTGGAAAATAGGCAACCGAGCGACAGGGGGCTTTTGGAAAGACCCCGTCGATGTTTTTTTTTGCGTAACCCCGTTGTGGTCGTTTATTTCACGCCCACGACGCTTGGAGGTAAAACGAAGCAGGGTTGGGAAGTAGGCAACCGAGCGACAGGGGGCTTTTGTAAAGACCCCGTCGTTTTTTTATTGGCGTAACCCCGTCGATGTTTTTTTTGCGTAACCCTGTCGAGGTCGTTCTTTTACGCCCACGACGCTGGGATGATAAAACGAAGCAGGGTTGGAAAATAGGCAACCGAGCGACAGGGGGCTTTTGGAAAGACCCCGACGTTGTTTTATTGGCGTAACCCTGTCGAGGTCGTTCTTTTACGCCCACGACGCTGGGATGATAAAACGAAGCAAGGTTGGGAAGTTAGGCAACCGAGCGACAGGGGGCTTTTGTAAAGACCCCGTCGCTGATAAAACAAGATGCCTCTAAAACGACTGCAATGATTCTTGCGTTAACTTTAGAAAAAGAGATGGACATAAAGAAAAGCACACTTAGAACCAGGTATGTATTTCCACATCTACAATCGAGGAGTGAATGGTCAGGATTTGTTTTTTGAAGAAAGAAATTATGCTTATTTCCTATCAAAGTATGCTCGGTTTGTCCACGGGTATGTAAAGACTTTCGCTTACTGCTTGCTCAAGAATCATTTTCACCTACTTATACAGGTAAGGGATGAAGATGAAATTCTTAAGCTTATCACAAAGAACAAAGATAAACCACTATACTGGCATGTGAGTAATGCTTTTTCTAGCTTTATCAAGAGTTATTCGATCACAATCAACGATACATACGGAAGGACTGGTCAGCTATTTGAAGAACCGTTCAAGCGAAAAGAGGTAAATGGGGAAACCTATTTCTCCAGCTTGGTTGCCTATATCCATACTAACCCGCAAAAGCATGGCTTGGTCAAAGACTTTAGGGACTATCCTTATTCTTCTTACCATGCCCATTTGTCGGATAAACCGACTAAGCTTTCTCGCAATAAGGTGTTAGAGTGGTTTGGTGGGAAGAGGGGATATATAGATTTCCACGAGGCAAATAGTTTTGGTTCGGACTCAGAAGATTGGATGTTGGAGTAGGTTTTCTTTAGGAAGCAACGTCCCAGACGCTCTGAGTGACCGGGGCGGGTACTTTATAAAATGAATGTCTTCAAGAAGGGTAATCACTTCGCCTGAGTCTTTGAAAAGTTGTGAATCTGTCCCTTGGCTGCATCCTATTAAGAGTAGGAGAAAACAGGTTCTATTATAGTTCATAGTGTAGGGATATAGTTTTTTATATCGCCTGCTTGCCAGCTGAAATTAGGTTGCCAATGTAAGAAATAGATATGCTAATTGTCGCTTAAGTAACTGGGCATAAGTAAACGTGTATTTGGGCGAGGTTATTTTTTCGTTAGGCTAGGCAAAAAATCCTTGCATAGCAGAGCTACGGAATGATTTTTTAACGACGCATAGTGGAAAAAGAAACAGTCCAAATTCACGATTTTTTGTGTTCAGGTACTTAATTAAACTAGAACAGGCTTCGTGCAATACGAAGCCTTTGGTTATTATTTGGAGTATTTACTGGTTTCTAATTCTCCCGATCTTTGTTGAACAAGCCATCAAAAATATCTTTGGCTTTGTCGGAAGCATCTTTGAACAGGGGATCGAAGGTGCTTTTGAAGTCCTCTTTGTAGCTTGCAGAAGCATCGGAGAAATCCTTTTTGAAATCGTTAGAAGCATCTTTGTTGTAAACGCCATTGAGTATGCCTTCGTAATCGCCGTTTCTTACCCAGTTCATCACTTCCAGTACCCTGATCACTGGCATGGGGTGGGAAAGCCCAACGGTGTTTAGGAATTTGTAAACGTTGTCTAGCAGTGTGTTGGAGTTGTTGTACTCTTCTGCTTGGGCGATAAATTCTCCCAAATCCATTTGGTCGAGTTGCCTGCCTCCAGCCATTTTCATTAGCATCTGAACGGATACTTCTGGGTTTTGGACGGTGAGCAAAGCAGCCCTATCGGCAGAAAGCTCGCTTTTCCTGTCCCATTCCTTGAGCGCAGCAATTATCCCGGCAATTGCAAGCCCACTCAGAGGTATCTGCAAGGTGAAGGCCGAGATCATCACCATAAAGTTCAATAACGTTTTGTACAGCACATGTCCACTTTTGATATGCCCAAGCTCATGGCCTAATACGCCCATTATTTCCATATCGTCCATCACATCTACCAAGCCAGAGTTGACCACAATGAATGGGTTGTCCATCCCTATAGCACCAGCATTGAAGAAGGGATTTTGGGAAATATAAAGTTCAGGTCTTTTTTCAAAGTCCAAGGTTTTACAGGCTTCCTTGTAGATTTCGTGTATTTGGGGAAATTGCTTTTTAGACACCCTCACAGCAGAGCCAAGGGTAATAAGGCGTAGGGATTTTTCGGTTGTTGCCCCAAAGAAGGTTTTGATGGCGATGTCTAGCCCAGGTACTTTTTGCAGAGCGTTGAGCGCGGCACGATCAGCTGGATGCTCCCATGCTGAAGGGTGGATACCTTTAAAATGGACTCTTTCTCTTTTATATTTTTTCGGTTTCATGATGTCTCTTTATTGGTTTAGGAACTCTGGATCTTTTCTATAATAAACATAACGATAACGTGTATTAAGTGCAATAAAAGGATAGTGCACTGGTTTATTTTGGTTATAACTGGCAGTTATTTTGGGAATTTGTTTACATGGTTCTTTTTGTGTTTTGTTCTGAAAGCGCAGTGGTTTTCTTTGTTGTTTGGGCTACAGTTTGTTTTCATAGTTTTCCCGTCATTGGTTTTGGGGAAATAGATTTGGGCTTTTGTTCAGGAAGGTTTACCAAGGTATTTATTTTTTGCAAATAGTTTGCTAGTATAGTAAACCGAGTTTTTTTAATGCATATTTGCGCGCTATTTTATAGTATGGGTTGAATGTGTTTGTAAATGATTCTTTATGAGAGGGTTGGCTAGGTTTTTTTTAATTAAATAGAGCTATGCAAAATATAGAAAATGTTGAATTGCAGTACTTGACCCTGAACGATTATCAGGAGTTGAAAGCCGCCATGATAGAGGCGTATAAAAGTATGCCCAATTCTTACTGGAAAGAGGAGCATATTAAATCGCTTATTGAGAAGTTTCCCGACGGGCAGGTAGTGATAAAGGTGAACAACGAGCTGGCTGGCTGTGCCCTTTCTATCATTGTGGATTATAAAAAGTTTGAGGGCAACCATACTTACCGAGATATCACGGGGGATTATTCTTTTGACACGCACAACAGCGAGGGCGATGTGTTGTATGGCATTGATGTGTTCATCAAACCCGAGTTCAGGGGCTTAAGGCTAGGGCGCAGGCTCTACGATTACCGCAAGGAGCTTTGTGAAAAGTTGAACTTGCGGAGCATTGCGTTTGGTGGACGTATCCCGAACTACCACAAATATGCAAACGAGATTACCCCGAAAGAATACATTGAAAAGGTGAAGCGGAAAGAGATTCACGATCCTGTGTTCAACTTTCAGATATCCAATGATTTCCATCCTTCTAAAATCCTGAAAGGGTACTTGGAAGGTGATAAGGCATCGAACGAGTTTGCCGTGTTGCTGGAATGGGATAATATCTACTACGAGAAGCAAACAGAGGACGCTGCTATTACCAAAAAAATCATTCGCCTTGGGCTTATCCAATGGCAGATGCGCCCCTACAAGAACTTGGAGGAGTTGATGCAGCAAGCTGAGTATTTCATAGATGCGGTGTCGGGCTATCGTTCAGATTTCGCCCTATTTCCTGAGTTTTTCAATGCCCCATTGATGGCAGAAAATAACCACCTTTCCGAGCCAGATGCGATTCGGGAATTGGCGAAACATACCGAAAGTATTGTCCAACGATTTTCAGAGTTGGCCATCTCCTACAATATCAATGTGATCACAGGGAGTATGCCCGAGATAAAAGATGACCTTTTGTACAACGTAGGTTATTTGTGCAAGAGAGATGGTACTATGGAGCGCTATGAAAAGCTGCATGTTACGCCAGATGAAGAGAAAGTATGGGGTATGCAGGGCGGTTCAGAGCTGAAGACTTTTGATACAGATTGTGGGAAAATCGGCATCCTTATCTGCTACGATTCAGAGTTCCCTGAGCTAAGTAGGTTGCTAGCTGACGAAGGTATGGATATATTGTTTATCCCGTTCCTGACCGATACGCAAAATGGTTATTCGAGGGTGAGGCATTGTGCCCAAGCCAGGGCGATTGAAAATGAATGCTACGTGGCTATTGCAGGAAGCGTGGGCAACTTGCCCAAGGTGCATAACATGGATATCCAGTTTGCCCAGTCCATGGTGTTTACCCCTTGCGATTTTCCTTTCCCGGTAAATGGAATCAAAGCTGAGGCAACGACCAACACGGAAATGATCTTGATAGCCGATGTAGATATTGATCTGCTGCGCGAGCTGAACCAGTTTGGTAGTGTGCGCAACCTTAGGGATAGGAGAAAAGATATTTTTGAGCTGAAGAAACGATAACCTGTCGAGAATGCCCTGTTTGTAGCAAATACTTATTTAGGGATTTGTTTGAGGAGCTGTTTGGATGAAAACTAAAATGTTCAAACAGCTCCTCCTGAATTTTTAATATGCTCTCCCTCTATTCGGCGGTACGACCTTATTGTCAATAGAATTTTTTGCATTGTTGTTTTGTAACAGGTAGAGACCCTTCCAATAATTGATCTTCTTCAAAATATGCTGTAAAAGTTTAGAACTGAAGTATATGTTTATCTCATAACAAAATTCTTTCTTTTAAGGCATAGTCTATTTATCATAGAATTTAGTCCTAATTATATAGCACTAGGCTTGAGACTGAGCATGCCATAAAAGCTCGCAAAAGTCACTAGTGTTGATTTAAAAACTTTTGAATCATCCTTGTAAAGTTGTACTTCAATTCAGATATATCATATTTTCAATAAAAGAAAATATTTGCATTCAAATATCTGATATTTAGTCTTTTACTGTTGTGGTATACATCTTAGTTAACTTAAGTCACTTCGCAAGATTATTGTTAAAAGTCATCGAAATCATCCAAATATCACTTTATACCAAAACTTATTTTATTATGATTATGAAAAGCTTATTCTTTTATGTGTGTTTAATATTTTCACTAAACACTTATGGACAATTCAACCTAATTCAAGACCCAGGATTTGAATCTGGTAGTTCATCCAACCTGTGGGGAGGTTCTTCTGTGGTAAATTCAAACCAATATGCAGGGTCTTATGCAGCACAACTGGGAGATGATACCGAATGGGGAGGAGGCTATGAAGTTATCATAACTGGTTTAACAGCGAATACTACCTACAAATTCTCTGGGTTCGTAAAAACATCTGGAGGAGAAGGACGTATAGGGGTAAAGAATTATGGAGGGAGTGAAAATTTTACCAGTTTTTCTAATACTTCCTATGGGGAGCAAAGCATAGTATTTACAACTGGTTTTGTATCGACGAAAGCTACACTTTTTGTATACAACCCAGCTGGAGACGCAGAGTATGTATTTGCAGATGATTTGTTCCTTCAAGGAATTGATTATGAGTATAACTTGATTTGGAATGATGAATTTAACTTAGATGGTTCGGTAGATACTGCTAAGTGGTCTGCAGAAAGGGGGTTTAAGCGAAATAATGAGGCACAGTATTATCTGCCTGATAATTTAACTCAAGAGAATGGTAACTTGGTAATTTCTGCTGTGCGTGACACGGTTCTTAACGAGAACTATGATCCTAATTCTTCTGATTGGAAACAAAACAGAGAAGTTGGGTATTGGACATCGGGTAGCATAGCTACATTCAATAAGTTTAAGTTTCTGTACGGAAGGGTTGAGTGTAGGGCTAAAGTGACAAATCTTTTAGGTACTTGGCCAGCTATTTGGACGGTAGGTGAACCCGATCAAGTAGGCTGTGGGGACTGGCCTGCAGGAGGCGAGATTGATATTATGGAAAATTATCAAAATAAAATATTAGGTAATTTTGCAGTAGCGGGTTCTGGTAGATGGAATGCTACATGGAATTCCAATGCCATTAGTGTAGATGAACTAGGCATTGCAAATTTTGCCGACGATTATCATATTTGGACACTTGACTGGAATGAGAATGGGATGTCAATCTATGTGGATGATGTATTGATTAATACATTTGACCCAAATACAAAAAACAACAGTGCTGCCTATGCTTGCCCAGGGTCTGCGCCTTTTAAAGAAGTTCCACAAATACTGTGGCTAAACCTTGCGCTTGGAGGAAATTCTGGTGGTAGTACTTCCGCACTACCAGATAGTACTGTTTATTTGGTGGATTATATTAGGATGTATCAAAAAGATTCATTAGCTCCAGTAACACCAATCAACCTGATTGATGACTCAGGTTTTGAGTCTGGCTCTTCATCGTATTTATGGGGCGGATCAACTGTGGTAAACTCGGATCAATATGCTGGAACTTATGCAGCCCTTCTTGAAGATAATTCACAGTGGGGAGGTGGTTATGAAGCAACTATTTCAGGGTTATCGCCCAATACTACGTATGATTTTTCTGGATTTGTAAAAACATCTGGAGGAGAAGGGCTACTAGGAGTGAAAAACTACGGAGGAAGTGAGATACAAGTTGGCTTTACCAATACAGAATATATAAAACAAAACCTCCAATTTACCACAGGTCAGAGTAGCACATCGGCAACTCTTTATGTTTATAACCCTGTAGGAGGTGCCAATCTCCTTTATGCAGATAACTTAGAATTAATTGCGTCAACTACTTCTAATGCGAGGGCAGGACAAAGTTTATTGAGAGGAGAAAGGAAGCCCCAGTCTTTATTGATATACCCTAATCCTGCTACAGATATTCTGGTATTTAGTTTGAGTTCTGAAATTGATGGAAGTGCTACCATTTCCCTGATAGATTTGGAAGGTTCAGTTATAAAGGAAAAAAGAATTGAGTTATCCAAAAGGGGGAATCAACTAGAAATTGATGTTTCTGACTTGAAAAAAGGCTTTTACATGGCAGAACTTGAGTTAAACGGCTCTATAACGACTAAAAGAGTTGTCATAGAATAGTTTGTGTGCTGGATAGAAAATAGTAGCCACCAATATGGAAATGGTTTTGATTGTCGATGTGGGCATTGACCTGCTGTGCGAGCTCAACCAGTTTTTTGGTAGTGTACGTAACCTTAGGGACAGAATGGAGGGTATATTTGAATTGAGGAAACGGTATTTTCATTATATGAACTCCCCACTTATTTGTTTTAAATAAACATAGTGGGGAGCTGTATTTTTATTACAGTTTCTGCT
It encodes:
- a CDS encoding M48 family metallopeptidase, whose translation is MKPKKYKRERVHFKGIHPSAWEHPADRAALNALQKVPGLDIAIKTFFGATTEKSLRLITLGSAVRVSKKQFPQIHEIYKEACKTLDFEKRPELYISQNPFFNAGAIGMDNPFIVVNSGLVDVMDDMEIMGVLGHELGHIKSGHVLYKTLLNFMVMISAFTLQIPLSGLAIAGIIAALKEWDRKSELSADRAALLTVQNPEVSVQMLMKMAGGRQLDQMDLGEFIAQAEEYNNSNTLLDNVYKFLNTVGLSHPMPVIRVLEVMNWVRNGDYEGILNGVYNKDASNDFKKDFSDASASYKEDFKSTFDPLFKDASDKAKDIFDGLFNKDREN
- a CDS encoding bifunctional GNAT family N-acetyltransferase/carbon-nitrogen hydrolase family protein, translated to MQNIENVELQYLTLNDYQELKAAMIEAYKSMPNSYWKEEHIKSLIEKFPDGQVVIKVNNELAGCALSIIVDYKKFEGNHTYRDITGDYSFDTHNSEGDVLYGIDVFIKPEFRGLRLGRRLYDYRKELCEKLNLRSIAFGGRIPNYHKYANEITPKEYIEKVKRKEIHDPVFNFQISNDFHPSKILKGYLEGDKASNEFAVLLEWDNIYYEKQTEDAAITKKIIRLGLIQWQMRPYKNLEELMQQAEYFIDAVSGYRSDFALFPEFFNAPLMAENNHLSEPDAIRELAKHTESIVQRFSELAISYNINVITGSMPEIKDDLLYNVGYLCKRDGTMERYEKLHVTPDEEKVWGMQGGSELKTFDTDCGKIGILICYDSEFPELSRLLADEGMDILFIPFLTDTQNGYSRVRHCAQARAIENECYVAIAGSVGNLPKVHNMDIQFAQSMVFTPCDFPFPVNGIKAEATTNTEMILIADVDIDLLRELNQFGSVRNLRDRRKDIFELKKR
- a CDS encoding family 16 glycosylhydrolase, which encodes MIMKSLFFYVCLIFSLNTYGQFNLIQDPGFESGSSSNLWGGSSVVNSNQYAGSYAAQLGDDTEWGGGYEVIITGLTANTTYKFSGFVKTSGGEGRIGVKNYGGSENFTSFSNTSYGEQSIVFTTGFVSTKATLFVYNPAGDAEYVFADDLFLQGIDYEYNLIWNDEFNLDGSVDTAKWSAERGFKRNNEAQYYLPDNLTQENGNLVISAVRDTVLNENYDPNSSDWKQNREVGYWTSGSIATFNKFKFLYGRVECRAKVTNLLGTWPAIWTVGEPDQVGCGDWPAGGEIDIMENYQNKILGNFAVAGSGRWNATWNSNAISVDELGIANFADDYHIWTLDWNENGMSIYVDDVLINTFDPNTKNNSAAYACPGSAPFKEVPQILWLNLALGGNSGGSTSALPDSTVYLVDYIRMYQKDSLAPVTPINLIDDSGFESGSSSYLWGGSTVVNSDQYAGTYAALLEDNSQWGGGYEATISGLSPNTTYDFSGFVKTSGGEGLLGVKNYGGSEIQVGFTNTEYIKQNLQFTTGQSSTSATLYVYNPVGGANLLYADNLELIASTTSNARAGQSLLRGERKPQSLLIYPNPATDILVFSLSSEIDGSATISLIDLEGSVIKEKRIELSKRGNQLEIDVSDLKKGFYMAELELNGSITTKRVVIE